In the Salvia splendens isolate huo1 chromosome 16, SspV2, whole genome shotgun sequence genome, GTATATTACTACTACAATTCACACCTGAGATAGCAAAACTGCGTTCCTAAAAAATTACGCAATCCAACAACATCACGTGATaaacatttcattttatatattcttCTTCTTTGAAACAATTAATACTTCTCTTTGTACACCTTTCTTTGTACCACCGAATACAtagtaaaattaatatatttgatACAAATAATACTTAATTTATGAAGTACACTATTAAAATCGAAATAATATACATGTAAAGTGACAATAATGCTAACATGTTATAAACTATAAAGTGCTTAATTACAAAAAGTGGTAATTTTATAGATATGatcttttaatatttatatgttaCATAGTGCTACAAAAGcaacaaatattttaaaatcgTCACcccttttcttaaaaataatactaaacgGATGACTCAAATCATGATCGTGTCAACTTCCCCCACTAGAAAGCAAAAAAATGAATCCTATATTTATAACATAGAAGAGCtgcaaataattttaaaaaatgaaaaattgcaGCCTCGTTTAGACTAAACGTCTTCGGGAATACATGCCAAATAATTCTTCATGCCCAATCCTTTAATAAATACAGTATATATTATGCTGCTTTTCCTCCCAAAAATGTGAAATACAACGGCTAATTGGACAACAATCCCATCTTTTTAtctgtaattaattaattgtaacTTCGGAAGTTTAGTTATTGTTTGCTTTTAAGGTTTTCTATTAGTATTTGCTTTTGTGATAATTcgatattttgtgtatttttgttGCTTTTGTGATCTTTTTAGTTTTGTGCTTTATTTTTGTGATCTTTTAAGTCGTGTGGCTGGAGGTGGGTTCTTTGTCATGTGTTGTTATATGTAGTTTCTCTTTAGGCATTAGTTGTTACGAAATTACGCATTTCTACTTATGTGATTAGCGGTTGACATCAACACGtgtgctttttttttttatttttagcttttgctactacattttttttcaataattttttttcttggatATTATTTTTGTCGATGTTTCTATTTTGACTTGTTTTTGTTCCACTAGTATTGCATTTTGTTTATCCTCTTTTAACTTGAACATTTTGTAACACATAAAAgaatttattactataaaaaattataaaaaatctcAAAAAGCGTGTATGGATATTATCGGTGACTCAGCCAAATAGTAGATTCCAGCCTcgttacaaaaaattaaattaaataaataaatccagCCTCGTTTGGTTAAGCTTTAATTAGGAGATTTCCTTACTCTTTCTTTCATATTCCATAACAATAATTATGatgcaatattttattttgctttcattACTTTCAATTCATACGAAAAGGTTCAAACTCCAACCCTAAGGATCCCTACATCCCGATCCGATAGTATTGTAAGGAGTGTTAAATCATAGTACACAGTGATCCGCTAAGGAGGAGGGCTTAACCCACTATCTATCAGAAGTCCACTTCTCAAGACCTCACACTTGTGCACGAGAGGTGTGGCaaaaaacataataataaaagataATCATAGCATTGCTTTCATTACATCACCACGGTCCACGGCCTATAGTatgtaagaaaaaaaaagaaaaaaataaatattactaacAGCTTAAATAGTGGAGTACTACTAGTAACATCAAAGTCATTGGCATTAATTTGGACTGGGGCAGTTACAAAAGTAACAATTTGAGATAACTAAAATAATGTTTCTTGTAGGAGTATAAAGTATAGGACTGTGGCTTTGAATTTACACCTAAATCATAACTAGTATTTCCTCCGTACTATGTTACTTGCATTGTTTCATTTCGACTATCACAAACTActtatattatttttagttaaagttagaattaatgtatttaattaatatgctaGATTAAATTAAGAGCTTATTTATTAAATGATGTCTCGTTACTtttcaaattctaatttaattacactgaAAAGTCAACCCTAAATTTATGGTCTAAATGAAAAATGCAAGTAATATTGGAGggaaggagtattatatttttgagtgatgctaaatggccataatgtggccggccataaagagttaatttagtccatttacatgtataaaaaaaattagaattaccgatataaacttatatgtgtgtgaatggacttgtgagttgatacttatctttgaatttcattacgtaaaacacattaatatcacgaattagtGTATATGTTgaacaacaatcaagaaatgacattagtaataagttgagcaaaaactacgaaagagcaacactaacatgttgagcaacatataatgaagatgatataaaagtaaaatcaagtagtattaaatcaaaaatttgaaaaaaaatcaatttttttattatttaattaatttatggttgGCCATAATTTGGCCGCCTCTATTTTTTACAATTCTCATCATGAAGCAACTGAACTGTCAAACGGCGGCGGATTTGAGCGGTGTAGAATTTGATGAAAAATTTCTTaaactaataaaattataaatattttcctTTATTGAATTGAATAATAATGGGCCACTTGTTTAAACAGCGAATATTTTAAGGATCTTCTAAATTCTAGTAATATAAAAAAGGTCGGATTCATCGAATCAAAAATATAATGACGACATGCAAAGTAGAAAATATTACACTAAACAAAAATTAGAAATATTCTAATGACGTGCTTCTGCCATTTAAAAATtcttatttaaaaatgaaaccttgaaaataaacaaatacgGATTATTTCAAATCCTAACTCCAAAACTAAGTTAATAAAACGCTTCTTCTCCATCAAATAATCTTATTATAAATGTaaataagaaattattattGTCGTCTTTGTCTAGCCTTTATTTTGTTATAAGGGTCTTGacatttgttttatttgtctTGTATTGATTAAATGTACACACGGTTCTATTGAGTGGTATGAGCtttttgattttattgaaaaaagGGGATGcacacatttatttatttttttaactttaGAGGGTTTTGTAAACGGACAAAAAAATTAGTAATGCAAttaatgaaaagtgtgagtcccCTAAATTCATTGTGCTTGTTGCCCATAGAAAACGTTGTAGTAATATTTCATTTACAAGAATTATTACCTTTGACTTATTTGTAACACAAATTATTTGGAAATGACGTGACGCATAAATCATGTCTCACTATTTAATTATTGTATCGTATGCCTTCGATGTAATTCCACTAGACATTCCATTTCGTGTCGATATTAATAACCAATTTGAGTGATTCCTTTATGactcaaaaaacaaaaatataaatatattatgtgATGGTTTGTGTCAATACATTATCAATTAGAAAAACCTTtcatacaaaattaaaattaggggAAATTATCACAAAAAATGAATTCAATTCACATTAATGTGACATCATATGATAAATCAATTCTTAATAATCACATTAATCCAAAACAAATAGAAATCATTAGGTTTACCAAATTCTCGTTGATTTTGACTCAAAACCAACATTTTCtttgtcaatttttttctttcacaGGTCAATTTTATTGACCTTTGATGTCTTTAACAGAAGAACcaacaacataaaaattaacaATGTGCGCTACTAGTAGACAAAATAGTTATCATTCTGGATTTGTCAAATTCTTGTTGATTGATTTGGACTCAAAACCACATtttgttattatctttttatttttggaagaCTCCATCTTCTTCaatattaattcatttattttaatataaatggaCATATAACAGATTCTTTTTCCAGTTTTCAGACGCCAAGTAAACAGACCCAACATATGTAAGTgggaaattaatttatattcatcaaaaaataacaatattgCCACAATTGAGGTGGTTTAATCGTTTATTAGATGCATATAGTGGAGATATGAAATCTCTTATTATATTCTcctataaaagaaaagaaatactgAAAAAATATTGTTGAATCTAGAGTCTTTGGCATATCAACATAAATCCCTCTCGTTATCATTATAAACAACTAAATCATATACCGTAATCTTTATTAATTCTTAAGgacatatttttataaatatttctaATCCAACCAATAGCATACTGATGATCAATATAACAATCTACTAAAACTAACGCCAAAATAAAACcagaaagaattttttttaataccaTGGACATCTGCTTATAAGCTCCCTCACGTTGGCcagtacaaaaaaaataaaataaaaataaaaataaaaataaaaatgtcaatTTAACTTAAATGTGATGAATTACTAGACTTCCTCTAGTCAAAGCGTCGCCTCACGCTGAAGTCTGAACAGCGTCGACTATACCCTTTGTTGTTTTCAGATTTGACATTAAGAGCAAACACCCTTTTGCTGCGTTCCGTTGTTTTTGGAGTTGACATAAGAGCAAGCGAAACGTGTCATGAAGGCGATGAAGAAGCGTAACTTAATTGAAAAGACGCTTACCCTTGTAAGCTCCAACTGATAAACGTAAATGAAAAACCATTATTGATACTTTATTAGATGATTTAAAACTCTAATATCCGatttaaacatttttctttttttgggttTAGCGTAGACTATACATTTATTTCCCATTTTAgtgtaataaaaaaaacaaactgCTATAAGTATGATGTTTGCTGAAATATAATTAGTAcacaaatattttcaaatgatcTTGAATCCATCACCATCACAGTAACActtgattcattttttttaaaatagaataattAACGTGGTAGACAGGGCCTCTCTTTAAATGTATCATTTCTTGAATAAAAACAGCAGGGGCAAAGAAAAGGGACTTCAACCATTTCCCTACACACATTAGATCAACTAAGACAACTCTGACAATTAGAATGGAATGGTTGCAATTTACAAATGATTTCAAACATATATGCTGTTCATAATTTGAAGTACCTTAACTCCATTACAGCGTTGTGCCTCCGCCATCTGACATTAGAGACGCAGCCGCTGCAGCAGCTGTGGGAACAACTCCAGTTGATACACCAGGTTTTGATAGATGGAGCAGTCTGAAAATGGAACATTGTACATATTGTAAGGTCATATTCCAGTAAAACCTTAGAGACCACAAAGCAGTCGAACTTACTTACAAAAGCTCTAATTAAGTAAACACGATTAAGAATCTCTTTGCACTTCCAACTAACAGAAAACAATTTTGAACCGGAAAATGGCATGTGGGGATGAAGGAAGAAATATTACTTAATTTACTGGGGGTTGGTGGTATACATATCATGAGTCCGTGCCTTTGGGTTCAATTAACTCTAGCCAGTTCCCAAAACTAAGACAATAGCTGACCCACCTTTCATAAGGTGTGGTGATCAGCTCTAGAATTACTACATGTACCATAATTAAACTTGTTTGATTTGTGACACACCCAAGAAGCACCGAATAGCTTAGGACTGCAAAGTTCACACTCGAACGTTTTTAGCAGAAGAATAAGAGATAGTTTATGAACTTACGGTGCTAGGTATTCACAAAAAGATGATACAGCCGCAACAATCTCAGTATAGTTCTCTGATGATGCAGGGGCTGTTACTTCAACCAGCTGGATACCAGGTGTAACAGGCACAGCATCGTCAGTTGCATGAAGTTTCGGCATCTTATTTACACAGGATACTGCCACTGTTATCTGAGTACCTCTTTGGAATTGGAAGGAAAATCCTACTCTCAGCAGCTCATGGTCTAATTTGTATCCAAGAGCATAGAATAAGCGGAGAGCATTTTTGCTTACTTTACTTTCTGCCATAGTCCTTACAAGCACCGAAATTTGCTCAG is a window encoding:
- the LOC121772698 gene encoding mediator of RNA polymerase II transcription subunit 18; this translates as MECVVQGIIETKHVEALEILLQGLCGVHRESLEVHELCLKSVPNLGLVSSEVRLLCDLAKPEPTWTVRHIGGAMRGAGAEQISVLVRTMAESKVSKNALRLFYALGYKLDHELLRVGFSFQFQRGTQITVAVSCVNKMPKLHATDDAVPVTPGIQLVEVTAPASSENYTEIVAAVSSFCEYLAPLLHLSKPGVSTGVVPTAAAAAASLMSDGGGTTL